Proteins found in one Phalacrocorax carbo chromosome 14, bPhaCar2.1, whole genome shotgun sequence genomic segment:
- the PLTP gene encoding phospholipid transfer protein, translating to MAASSCLLFLLPWLVTASHSPPGCKIRITSKGLDLVKQEGLRFVEQELQNITVSDLHGKEGQFHYNISQVKVMDLQLAFSDLYFQPQQHLVFNINNASISLRFRRQLLYWFFYDIGSINASADGVHIHTVLQLAKDEAGRLKISNITCNASIARMHAGFSGTLRKVYEFLSTFIITGMRFLLSQQICPSLEHASLVLLNSLLDTVPVRNYVDEHIGIDYSLLRDPVVSTDTLDLDFKGMFFPRARENQELENHAVEPVIKETERMVYVAFSEYFFDSAMHAYFQAGVLAIELQGQKVPKDLDVLLRATFFGTIFMLSPTVDAPLRLVLQVSAPPRCTIKPSGTSISVSAFLNISLVIPGRPAIQLSSMAMETKLSAKVFLQGKALRVQLDLRRFRIYSKQSALESLALFSLQAPLKTLLQLTIMPIINERTKKGVQIPLPEGMDFTKEVVTNHAGFLTVGADLHFSKGLREVIEKYHPVPTTPAYPSSRPAEPSVDPHQL from the exons atggctgccagcagctgcctcctcttcctcctgccctggctggTCACGGCCTCACACAGCCCACCTGGCTGCAAGATCCGGATTACCTCCAAGGGACTGGACCTGG TGAAGCAGGAGGGGCTGCGCTTTgtggagcaggagctgcagaacatCACAGTGTCGGACCTGCACGGGAAGGAGGGGCAGTTCCATTACAACATCAGCCA GGTCAAGGTGATGGACCTGCAGCTGGCATTTTCTGACCTGTActtccagcctcagcagcaCCTTGTCTTCAACATCAACAATGCCTCCATCAGCCTGCGCTTCCGGAGGCAGCTGCTCTACTGGTTCTT CTATGACATTGGGTCCATCAATGCCTCTGCAGATGGCGTCCACATCcacacagtgctgcagctggcCAAGGACGAGGCTGGACGCCTGAAGATCTCTAACATCACCTGCAACGCCTCCATTGCCAGAATGCATGCAGGCTTTTCTGGCACACTCAG GAAGGTCTACGAATTCCTGAGCACCTTCATCATCACAGGGATGCGCTTCCTCCTCAGCCAGCAG ATCTGCCCGTCCCTGGAGCATGCCAGCCTGGTGCTGCTGAACTCCTTGCTGGACACAGTGCCAG TGAGGAATTATGTGGATGAACACATTGGGATTGACTACTCCCTCCTGCGGGATCCAGTCGTCTCCACAGACACCCTCGACCTAGACTTCAAG GGCATGTTTTTCCCCCGTGCAAGAGAGAACCAAGAGCTGGAGAACCACGCGGTGGAGCCGGTGATCAAGGAGACCGAGCGCATGGTCTATGTCGCCTTCTCCGAGTACTTCTTTGACTCAGCCATGCATGCATACTTCCAGGCGGGTGTGCTGGCCATAGAGCTCCAGGGGCAGAAG GTGCCCAAGGACCTGGATGTTTTGCTGAGAGCCACCTTCTTTGGGACCATCTTCATGCTG AGCCCCACGGTGGATGCTCCCCTGCGGCTGGTGCTGCAGGTGTCTGCTCCCCCCCGCTGCACCATCAAACCCTCAGGCACCTCCATCTCCGTCTCTGCCTTCCTCAACATCTCATTGGTGATCCCGGGCCGCCCTGCCATCCAGCTCTCCAGCATGGCCATG GAAACAAAGCTGAGTGCCAAGGTGTTTCTGCAAGGGAAGGCGCTGCGGGTGCAGCTGGACCTGCGACG GTTTCGCATCTACTCCAAGCAGTCCGCACTGGAGTCACTAGCG ctgTTCTCACTGCAGGCCCCACTGAagaccctgctgcagctgacAATCATGCCCATCATTAATG agagGACTAAAAAGGGGGTACAGATCCCACTGCCAGAAGGCATGGACTTCACCAAGGAGGTGGTCACCAACCATGCG GGATTCCTCACAGTGGGAGCCGATCTCCACTTCTCCAAGGGACTGCGGGAGGTGATTGAGAAATACCACCCAGTCCCTACCACCCCTGCCTACCCCAGCTCAAGGCCTGCAGAGCCCAGCGTGGACCCCCACCAGCTCTAG